Proteins encoded within one genomic window of Methanothrix harundinacea 6Ac:
- a CDS encoding bifunctional ADP-dependent NAD(P)H-hydrate dehydratase/NAD(P)H-hydrate epimerase, producing the protein MIPISPDEMRAVDANCTYFGLLPIQLMENAGSALASEARRRARGKKIAVVAGRGNNGGDALVAARHLADLEVTVFLLGRSREIATQEARQNWEILEHLNFDLREVRCSEELEPLSRYDLILDAIFGTGVRGPVRGLEAEAIDAINSSGRPVLSVDVPSGLGTEKAVEPDATVTFHRPKVAIPGEVVVAGIGIPPAAEFYVGPGDLGLVARRASESHKGENGRVLVIGGGPYSGAPALAAMAALRAGADLATVAAPRNVAGIIAGLSPNLIVRPLSDDHLSPGDLDLIRELLPRHDVVVVGMGLGRHPETREALAELIPECGKAVIDADALLPGIPLQGIITPHESEFRRVSTIRVPPGRVEKETLMSFARDMTLTVLLKGKVDLITDGSVVRGNATGNAGMTVGGTGDVLAGIAGAFYSKAPPLRAAVAAAFVNGTAGDLAFVEKGYSLLATDVIEKIPAAMRL; encoded by the coding sequence ATGATACCGATCTCTCCCGACGAGATGAGAGCCGTCGACGCCAACTGCACCTACTTTGGGCTCCTCCCAATACAGCTGATGGAGAACGCCGGGTCAGCCCTCGCCTCGGAGGCGAGGAGGAGGGCTCGCGGCAAGAAGATAGCCGTCGTCGCCGGGCGGGGGAACAATGGCGGGGACGCCCTCGTCGCCGCGCGGCACCTCGCCGACCTCGAGGTGACGGTCTTTCTCCTCGGCAGGTCGAGGGAGATCGCCACCCAGGAGGCGCGGCAGAACTGGGAGATTCTGGAGCACCTAAACTTCGACCTCCGGGAGGTCCGGTGCTCGGAGGAGCTGGAACCCCTCTCCCGCTACGACCTGATCCTGGACGCTATCTTCGGGACGGGAGTCCGCGGCCCCGTCCGGGGGCTGGAGGCGGAGGCGATCGACGCCATCAACTCCTCGGGGAGGCCCGTCCTCTCGGTGGACGTACCGAGCGGCCTTGGTACCGAGAAGGCCGTCGAACCCGACGCCACCGTCACCTTCCACCGGCCGAAGGTGGCCATCCCCGGGGAGGTGGTGGTGGCGGGGATCGGGATACCTCCGGCAGCGGAGTTCTATGTGGGGCCCGGGGACCTAGGCCTCGTCGCCCGCCGGGCCTCCGAGAGCCACAAGGGGGAGAACGGCCGGGTCCTGGTGATCGGGGGCGGCCCCTATTCCGGGGCTCCTGCCCTGGCGGCGATGGCCGCCCTCCGGGCCGGGGCGGACCTCGCGACCGTCGCCGCCCCCAGGAACGTCGCCGGGATCATCGCCGGCCTCTCCCCAAACCTGATAGTACGCCCATTATCCGACGACCACCTCTCCCCCGGCGACCTGGACCTTATCAGGGAGCTCTTGCCCCGCCACGACGTCGTCGTCGTCGGGATGGGGCTCGGAAGGCACCCGGAGACGAGGGAGGCCCTGGCGGAGCTGATCCCCGAGTGCGGCAAGGCGGTCATCGACGCCGACGCCCTCCTCCCGGGGATACCCCTCCAGGGGATCATCACCCCCCACGAGAGCGAGTTTAGGAGGGTGAGCACCATCAGGGTGCCGCCGGGGCGGGTCGAGAAAGAGACGTTGATGAGCTTCGCCCGGGACATGACGCTCACCGTCCTCCTCAAGGGGAAGGTCGACCTGATCACCGACGGTTCCGTCGTCAGAGGGAATGCCACCGGCAATGCCGGCATGACGGTGGGCGGCACCGGGGACGTCCTCGCCGGGATCGCCGGAGCCTTCTACTCCAAGGCCCCGCCCCTCCGGGCCGCCGTCGCCGCCGCCTTCGTCAACGGGACCGCTGGGGATCTCGCCTTCGTCGAGAAGGGCTACTCCCTCCTCGCCACCGACGTCATAGAGAAGATCCCTGCCGCCATGAGGCTCTGA
- the moaC gene encoding cyclic pyranopterin monophosphate synthase MoaC — translation MPFGDRWGSRGGMVEITEKPVVGRRAVASGIIRLKGSTVESIREGGVKKGDVLTVARVAAIQAVKEAPRTIPLCHPIPITGVEVDFVLLPAAVRATVAVTSVGRTGVEMEALAGVSAALLNVWDMVKYLEKDGTGNYPSTSIEEIRVVEKRKGVG, via the coding sequence ATGCCGTTCGGGGACCGGTGGGGATCAAGGGGCGGGATGGTGGAGATCACCGAGAAGCCCGTCGTTGGGCGGAGGGCCGTAGCCTCCGGCATCATCCGCCTGAAGGGGTCGACGGTCGAGTCGATAAGAGAAGGCGGGGTGAAGAAGGGGGACGTCCTCACTGTGGCGAGGGTGGCGGCGATCCAGGCGGTGAAGGAGGCGCCCCGGACTATCCCCCTGTGCCACCCGATCCCCATCACCGGGGTAGAGGTCGACTTCGTCCTCCTCCCCGCCGCCGTCAGAGCGACGGTTGCCGTCACCTCCGTCGGGAGGACCGGGGTCGAGATGGAGGCCCTCGCCGGGGTCTCGGCGGCGCTCCTCAACGTCTGGGATATGGTAAAGTACCTGGAGAAGGACGGGACGGGAAACTACCCCTCGACCTCTATCGAAGAGATCCGGGTGGTGGAGAAGAGGAAGGGGGTGGGTTGA